Proteins from a single region of Apium graveolens cultivar Ventura chromosome 7, ASM990537v1, whole genome shotgun sequence:
- the LOC141673954 gene encoding uncharacterized protein LOC141673954: MDVGLIDMSLTGHQFTWERGRGTSEWIEVRLDRALTTDAWLTVFPAARLYNLEGSESDHSPLLLIPKRYDRSQNCTHFRFENAWLSEPMCLEVVKDSWEENSKSDIQEKVKLCGEKLLVWGKEITGDFAKRIRECKVELKQWRGRRDTQAVQNYKEMKKKLFLILDQREIFWRQRSKQLWLQSGDQNSKYFHAMANTRRRVNQITKLQNEEGEWRDWGNGLADWEKVIDCVPGKITAEQNCELLKEISEDEVKEALFQMHPDKSPGPDGMTPAFYQKHWAIVGTDVVSMVKDFFE; encoded by the exons ATGGATGTGGGTTTGATTGATATGAGTTTAACAGGACACCAGTTTACTTGGGAACGGGGAAGAGGGACGAGTGAATGGATAGAAGTTCGACTAGACAGAGCTCTAACGACTGATGCTTGGTTAACTGTTTTTCCTGCTGCAAGATTATATAATCTGGAAGGATCAGAATCAGATCATAGTCCGTTATTGCTTATCCCTAAGAGGTATGACAGATCGCAGAACTGTACACACTTCAGGTTTGAGAATGCATGGCTCTCTGAACCAATGTGTCTGGAAGTGGTTAAAGATAGTTGGGAGGAGAATAGTAAAAGCGATATTCAGGAGAAAGTTAAGTTATGCGGAGAAAAACTGCTGGTTTGGGGCAAGGAGATAACTGGTGATTTTGCAAAGCGTATTCGAGAATGTAAAGTTGAGTTAAAGCAATGGAGGGGGAGAAGAGATACTCAGGCGGTTCAGAATTATAAGGAAATGAAGAAGAAGTTATTTTTAATCCTGGATCAACGTGAAATTTTTTGGAGGCAAAGGTCAAAGCAGTTATGGCTACAATCTGGGGATCAAAACAGTAAGTATTTCCACGCTATGGCAAACACAAGAAGAAGAGTGAATCAGATTACGAAGTTGCAGAACGAGGAAGGAGAGTGGAGAGACTGGGGAAATGGTTTGGCTGA CTGGGAAAAAGTGATAGATTGTGTCCCTGGGAAGATTACAGCAGAGCAAAATTGTGAATTATTAAAGGAAATCTCAGAAGACGAGGTTAAAGAGGCCCTGTTTCAGATGCATCCAGATAAGTCCCCTGGACCAGATGGAATGACACCAGCGTTTTATCAAAAACATTGGGCGATTGTTGGTACTGATGTGGTTTCAATGGTTAAGGATTTCTTCGAATAA
- the LOC141673953 gene encoding uncharacterized protein LOC141673953: MASSSRNDNLEEAYANLSLNTDDEDGLILEDIPDVTGIEGLDRCLVGCFLTNKKVNFMVMQDTLSSIWRPVKGVFMEETNRMNLFLFKFFHERDMQRVLDDGPWTFNQQVLLVKKFNADEQIKDIKLSELYIWMQVYDVPVGFKSEFILKSIGNFVGRFLEADTKNFQGMCRNYLRIRVAIDVHRPLKSQMRLKRAGGNGWGFSSSMNDYRPFVFSAGG; the protein is encoded by the coding sequence ATGGCGAGTTCTTCAAGAAATGATAATCTCGAGGAGGCATATGCAAATCTCTCTTTGAATACGGATGATGAAGATGGTCTTATCTTGGAGGATATCCCTGATGTTACTGGTATTGAAGGATTGGATAGATGCTTGGTGGGATGTTTTTTAACAAATAAGAAGGTGAATTTTATGGTCATGCAGGATACATTATCGTCGATATGGAGACCAGTTAAGGGGGTGTTTATGGAGGAAACTAATCGAATGAACTTGTTCTTGTTTAAATTCTTTCATGAGCGCGATATGCAAAGGGTGTTGGACGATGGCCCGTGGACTTTTAATCAACAAGTTCTGTTGGTTAAAAAGTTTAATGCGGATGAGCAGATAAAGGATATTAAGTTATCGGAATTATATATATGGATGCAGGTGTACGATGTACCTGTTGGTTTCAAGTCTGAGTTCATATTGAAATCTATAGGTAATTTTGTGGGGAGATTTTTGGAAGCAGATACAAAGAATTTTCAAGGTATGTGCAGGAATTACTTGAGAATCAGAGTAGCCATTGATGTGCATCGCCCATTGAAGAGTCAGATGCGTCTCAAGAGGGCAGGGGGGAATGGATGGGGATTCAGTTCAAGTATGAACGATTACCGTCCTTTTGTTTTTTCTGCGGGAGGATAG